A DNA window from Peromyscus leucopus breed LL Stock chromosome 3, UCI_PerLeu_2.1, whole genome shotgun sequence contains the following coding sequences:
- the Tmem52b gene encoding transmembrane protein 52B — protein sequence MAARAQVVMASVLVYLIPLPGARCEENCVNAEHCLSTDWVHLWYIWLLVVVGALLLLCGLTSVCFRCCLSRPENGEDGAPSPYEVTVIAFDHDSTLQSTITSLQSVFGPAARRILAVTHAHSNLGQLHSSLDTLPGYEEALGMSRFTVARCGQKAPDLPSVPEEKQLPPPGKDSSQTELPPQ from the exons ATGGCAGCCCGGGCCCAAGTGGTGATGGCTTCTGTCCTGGTTTATTTGATCCCG cttccTGGAGCCAGATGCGAGGAGAACTGTGTCAACGCTGAACA ttGCCTGTCCACCGACTGGGTGCATCTCTGGTATATATG GTTGCTGGTGGTGGTTGGCGCGCTGCTTCTCCTGTGCGGCCTGACTTCAGTATGCTTCCGCTGCTGTCTGAGCCGCCCGGAAAATGGGGAAGATGGGGCCCCATCACCGTATGAAGTGACCGTCATTGCTTTTGACCACGACAGCACTCTGCAGAGTACCATCACAT CCCTTCAGTCTGTGTTTGGCCCTGCAGCTCGGAGAATACTGGCCGTGACCCACGCACACAGCAACCTGGGCCAGCTGCACTCCTCTCTGGACACACTTCCAGGCTATGAGGAAGCTCTTGGCATGAGCCGTTTCACAGTGGCAAGGTGTGGGCAGAAAGCACCTGACTTGCCCTCAGTACCAGAAGAAAAGCAGCTGCCTCCCCCAGGGAAGGACTCTTCTCAGACAGAACTCCCACCACAATGA